gaaggggtgtccatatacttttgtatatatagtgtaacattttataatattttttaaacattttttaaaaacattttataataattcattaaaaaaatacgTTTTAAATCAAGCGTTGTTTTGCGTATCTGCAAAACATGAGCAGCACCTGTTGAATGTGACCGGTGTCAGAAGGTAAACATTGgcaacaaaaatgttttattaaattgttgccagcagcacagttacagtcacacATTTTTGTAtctaaactttatttaactaggcaagtcaattaagaacaaattcgtatgtacaatgacagcctaccaagaggcaaaaggcctcctgcggggacaggggatTGGGATTAATTtccgagccaactaggtgaaaaatctgtcattgCCCTCCTGTAAATCGCTCTAGATCAATGAACGTAGGTATAAATAGACATTTATAAACCATATAACTGATAGGCTATATTTTTCTATTTATGAtgatttttattaatttgtttacCCAATTTTGGTATATAATAAAGAGTAGACAAACATTTCCTACCTTCTCCCTTTCCACTTTTCTCCTCCATTTTTGCAGTAGTCTAATGCTTAAATCAGTTGGTTTAATTTTGGATAGAGCacacatttccatatatttttgttagctgcacatgtgacataactccacaTTTCCTATTAATAATATCATTAACAAATATAATTAATTAAATGTTTGGCTACTTTATTTAATCGACCGGGAATTACATCTCTAGCTGCGCGAAATTGTGGGTAGGAATCCAGAATTGAATTTGTCAAACAATTTCCGTTACTATGGAGATAGACGGCAAACGACAGGCAGACGACAACAAACATCTTGTCTAATCCAAGGTAACCGACATAAAGAAACGTTTGTCGTTCTCAATAAACTGTTTAATCTTGTAATAGTTGCTATGTACAATATTTCTACATAGAAGTTTGGAAATGTGTTATTCTCTGGATTGCGGATGTCTGTTACCTGTTTGGTAGCTAACGTTAAACGCTGCTAGTTTTCCAAGCTAGCTCCCGTTAGCTCACATGGATGTTGACGTCAACTAAGCGTCAAAAtagggtgcgttcgtaaattgcCTCCAGTGTGTCAGAGTCCGCTCTGGGCCGTTCGTAAATATTGAGCGTTTTCAGATTGTCCGTTCATAAATTTCcccagtgtgtcagagtgtgctCTGGGCCGTTCGTGAAATGCCTCCAGTGTGTCAGAGTCCGCTCTGGGCCGTTCGTatattcagagcgtttcgctctcggagcgcacaccggaccgaggagtagggttgatccgagcgttcatAACTCCCTGACGTTTTATTTGTAATGTTATCTAGAGCGTTAGTGACTGTAACTGCTGCTAGCAACAATTTAATTAATTGTTTTTGCCAACCTTTACGGACACCTGTCATATTCAACGGCCGTTGTATgctcgtaaattcatcagttattctgcgcccCGGCACACTCAaacgagtgctctgaaatcggattAGATAGCCAAAAttaatttacgaacgcacccatAAATAAACCACTATATTAGTTATGAGAAAATGTGAATGTTAGTTATTGATATGCCTAAATAAATAGCTGTTTCTAGATGGAGGTATTGCCTAAAGTGGAGTCTGACAAAGAGGTTGCCATTGATGAAGCTGAAGAGTATCGACAGGACGAGGTTAACGAGGATCTGCTTAAACTAGAGGAGACCCTCTGCAACATACAAATAACCCCAACACCGTGTTCCCTGTGAGGTTACTTTTGTTACACTTTTAGTCATGTTTAACTAGGGCACATGGTTATTGATTCATATGGCTTTCTACCAAAAAAGTATAAACATACAGGATGTTTATGTTCATTGTCATGATTACTTGCACAATGACGTAGAGTGCTCTCGCATACATACATAATCTTATTGTATTCACATCCCTACTACATGCTTAGACAGCTGCATCAACACTCATGCTCAAATCCAATCCTAACAGGCCAGAACGGGCTCAGGAGGTTGACCTGTCCCAATACCCAACCTCTTATAAAGAAAACTCACCACAGGAAAAGCTGCTGCTTGCCATCGCCGACAACTTCTGCTGCCAGTATGCACACCTTTACCCTGACCGAAAACCCCTTCTGCTGAGCCCACTCAATGAGTGTGGAGTCCAGGTAAACTCCACAGCATTCACAATTACACTCACCTTTGactttgttttctctgtgacatgTTTGTTGTGCACACTGACACCCATGCTTCCTATGTTCCTCCAACATCCCATCTTTGAATGGGCATTTTTGTCACTCTTTATCTTTCTAACGGCCAAAATAGAAATTTGTCAGTACAACCTTGAGGCCCACCTTGCTCTCATACCCGGAGCTGTACAGCTGGGAGGGATGTGCGAGCTTTGTGTCAGAGTTCTTGTCTTTAGAGCCACTGGATCCTCCCATTGACCCGGTAAGGGAGAGAGACATCTTTCCGCTTGTCCTAAAAATGATATAATACTAATAGAAGATTTGGTGCATTTACTTTTGTATATAAGAGACGCAAGGAGTAATGTTCTTTATCTCTAGCCAAGACACCTCTACTCTCCAACCTGGTTGATGCAGACTCAGCGAGGCTCCTGCTTTGATTTCTCTACTCTGCTGTGTAGCCTGTTGTTGGGTGCAGGCTACAATGCTTACTGTGTTAGTGGATACGCTGTGAAGGAAATGTGTCTCCTCAACCAGTCCCTCCAGGAATGCCCCCTACTGGTTACACATGTTAAGGTGAGTGACCGATAGCAACCTGGCTACATGGCCTGTACATTGCCCTCCAGTACCACTGAACTGGTATATCTGCTTTCATTTCATGTTCAAATTACAGTATGTAATTTCACTGCATCCATCCCTTATAGCACAATTGCATCACTTTTGTGGTTTTCCTGCGGGTTTGTGTGTTTCAGGGAAAGGCTACTGAGCAGAAGCGGCAGGTGAAGAAGTACTCAGTGAAACCACCACGGGACCTTCGCAGTGGCTTTGAGCAGCGTCAGGAGGAACGCAGACAGGCTGATGCACAGGCTATCCTCCTGAAGAAACAGCAGGAGGCAGAGAGACTTCAAGAGGTATGGAGGCAACTCCAGAAACACTGAGAAACAAATGAATTGTCAATGTATTGTCCTTTTTTGAGCACAGTGTATATGTTTGTGACTGTCCCTCTGTTATGTGCCTAAGGAGCGAGAGCGCCTACCCCCAGATCCCCTGTTGGGCCTGCGGGTCCACTGCTGGGTTCTCATTCTGTCTGGCAACCGGGAGGTTCCAGAGAACTTCTTCATTAACCCACTCACAGGGAAGAGTTTATCCACCACCAACAAATGCTTCCTGGGCATAGAGAGCATCTGGAACCATCAGAACTACTGGGTCAACATGCAGGACTGCCGGTTCGGCTGTGCGGTTAGTAATGCCCTCTTGTCTGTGACAATGTGATTTGTACTGTATGCATGTACTACATGTATTATATCTTGCTCACATAGTTAGTGACAAGGTGTTATTGAAATTGGGGAATGACTGGATGTTTTTGCAGGAGATGAATTTCGACCTGGGGGATGCGGTGAAGTGGGAGTATCTGCTCTATGGCACAACTGGCCAATCTCTGCTTCTCATCCCTGACATGAAAAAACAGCAGGAGGCAGAGGATGATGAAGAGGTGCAATCCCAATCTCGCACTCCCTCGCTCACTCTCTTGCTCAACTCTGCTCTGGTGCACTTTACCCTTGATTCTGCACACCCTCTATGGCATTGACCGTGTGGGAATAAATAGTGAAGTTCATGCATGGGTGTATATTTGTGCTATGATTCACTATGAGCATGTGTACTCTGTTGTTTTTCTGAAGGAAGAAGTGGATGAGCCCAAGGTGTTTGAAATGCCTCCATCCTGGGTGAATCAAATCAACATCTCACAACAAGGTAAGTCATTCATTgctttattttaatttaattttttgatccgttattttaccagataAATTGACTGAGAagacgttctcatttacagcaacgacctggggaatagttacaggggagaggagggtgattaatgagccatttgtaaactggggattattaggtgaccgtgatagtttgagggccagattgggaattttaGCCAGGACACCCATACTCTTACTATaaatgccatgggatctttaatgacctccgagagtcaggacacccgtttaacgtcccatccgaaagacagcaccctacacagggcagtgtccccaatcactgccctcgggcattgggatatttttttagaccagaggaaagagtgccacCTACTGGCCCTCCGCTTTACTCAGCCTCATAATCTTACATAACTAACTGGACCTTCTGGCATGGATTAACCAGCCTAACCCAGTCTCATGTCTCCTATCCTTATCAAATGTTACATGCTCCATCTGTCTGGCCTGAGTGACCTTTGTGACTTTGTCCAGACATGGAGACACGCTGCCCTGGGGGCATGAAAGTTATCCAGTATCGGAAGGCCAAGCTGGAAAAGTTTGCACCCTACCTCCTCCCGGATGGTCTTGTGACACGCTTGACCTCATACTCAGACCTCGACTGTGAGTTGCATATTATTGACATATTGAGTCATGGTGCTGTGATTTCCTAATATGTGTTACAGTAAAAGTCCTAAATGTGGACTGATAAAGCCAGCACACTGATAAATGATCAGCAAtaatgtcttctctctctggtatctGAACTCTGACTTGAGTCTGTCTCTGATTAATCTATCTCCTACCTCAGACACTGACTCCCGttccctcctgtccccctctgGTGAGTTTCTGTAGGTACCCAGCCCAGCACTGTGAAGGAGTGGTACCAACACAGGCATGACCACCTAGAGGAACGGGAACTGAAGAAGACTAGCAATGTCACTATTGAGCATTTCAGACCTGGACGGAGCTACGCTTTAAAATGTAACTGTTAGAAAATTGGACCAAGTGGAAAAACAGTAACTGTAACTTGAACCCACTCCCATAAGGGCTACATGACTCTGCCATAATCATGACATAACAGCTAGTGTCAGCTTATGACCGTGTTACAACATCAGATAATGTATCTAAACATAAAGATAAAAGTGACAAGAGTGCATACATGACAAATGTGTGTTTTGCTGTCAAGCCCACAGGTATATTACTATGACTCCGGAGACGGAGCgtcagatggacttctacagccATGCCCGAGCAGACGGGCTGGCCAGACGGGTCGAGATGCCCTTTGAGATGACAGAGACCTTTGAGGATCGGCCAGACTTTATGTACCATCGTCATGTCGTTTTTGGCAAACGTATCAAAGTGTTTGGCCCCAGTAATACTGAGGCACCTGACCAGGGGCAACGCCCTTTACAGGTAATACTGCTTACATTACATGATAATAATTGGTTGCACTACCATTCAAACATAACTCAATTTGGGTAAACTTAACACCACCATAATGTGTCATACACATGTCTGCATCACTGGAAAATATATGgttaaacatttgaacatctttgaCGATATCTCCGATGGTCTATGAGAAGAAGGTGGTGGAACGATTCAATCGAGACCGGTCCAAGCCAGCCGGGGAGGATGTAGCAGAGCGTATCTTTCTAGTGTCTGAGGACAGGATCCAAGTGACATACCACCGGGAGGACGACCGGATTATTCCTGCTTGGAGAAACTTCATAAAGCCCAGAGATTCAGGCGATTCCCAGAACCCACACTCCTTCACCCCTCAAATGGCCTCCACTTTCCAGGTCAGACATCACCAGGGACAATAAACAGTACCTAAACAACAACCAATTCACATTCATTTACAACTGGCGCCACCATTAATTTGAGGTAACATATTCTTCTGTTAATTGGTTTGAATGAACTAGGGTGTTTTTCCAATTGTTTTTATGTATGCGCTTTCAGGTAGATCCATTTGAGAAGCCCAGTAAGAATCTCTTTCTGTATGAAATGCTAGTCCATATGATGAAGGAGGAGGAGCGCGTTGCTCTCAGAGTCAAGGAGTCTGAAAAAGAGGTATGTATGTGTTGTGTGGGTATTCTGGCATGAATTGATATAACTTTTCCAGTATCTCTTAAAATTAGAGAATTCGAAAAGTAATGCaaggtatgtagttggtagtgaTAATATGCATTTGTATTTTTGCTTAGGTGAGGGCGATACTGGGTGTTAGGGAACAAGAAGAGAGCAGTATTGAGCTCCACATCTCCATCTACAACACGGCGAGAAATGAGAGAGCACGCTGCCACCGAGAGGCATTGGTGAGCATCACACTCTCTTATCATAGAAGACTGACTGACCCTCAGGAACCTCCTTAACCTAATTCCTCTCAACCTTATGTTCAGGAGCGGACGGCCAAAGAGGAGCGTCTCCGACAGGAGGAGAAGGAGCTGGACTTCTTAGCACCTCTTCTGGCCCAGCTGGGTGACCCAGAGAACCTGACCAGACAGGCTGCTCTACAGCTGAGGAATGACTGCCTGGCTGACCTGAAGCAGCGGCTCATTGATAAGGCCAACCTCATACAGGCTCGTTTTGAGAGGGTATGTCAAAGCACAGGATAAGTGGAATCAAAAGAACAAACAGTTTTGTGAATATCTGTACAGTAATGTTAAAATAAACTAAACAAGCAAAGGTTCAAGGTTTGGGAATACTCCTGGTTGAAAAATAATGGTTtaatctttttatttatttatttatttattacctttatttaaccaggcaagtcagttaagaacacattcttattttcaatgacggcctgggaacagtgggttaactgcatgttcaggggcagaacgacagatttgtaccttgtcagctcgggggtttgaactcgcagccttccggttactagtccaacgctctaaccactaggttaccctgccgccccaatcttGATGGGTATCTCTATATTTTGTAATGTTTCTCTATTCATGTATTgtaatgcatactgtatgtttaggAGACCCAGGAGCTTCAGCAGAAACAGCAGTGGTACCAGAAGAACCAGCTCACTATGAccaaggaggatgaagatgaatACCTTGCCTACTGCTCTGATGCCATGTTCAGGATCCATATTCTCAAACTGCGTCTGAGCAGGTAAGCACTGAAAAGTTTCCGTTTCAAAGCATTGATTCACGATCGGTATTGAAATTAGTTCACATGACTGGGCTTTAGTATAGACGTTTACATACTTCAATAGTTATTTTGTTAGATTATTTGTGAAGGATGACTTGGGTTGTGTTTCAGGCATAAGGACAAAGCCCCCCAGAAATACCTGGCTCTGGATGAAAGACTGAGACGAGACCCCAGACTGGCCAATCACTTGTGGTGATAAACATGGTCACGTACAGCTCCCTAATCACATCCTTCCCCCACTCCATAATCTGACACTCCTCAATTTCTCTGTTTTGATTAGGTATACCACCACTCAAAGCAATAAACTAATTTTATATTCGTTATATTCTGGCTCTTAATCATTTTCATCATGACTATTCGTTTGAGCTTGACAACGCGATTGACTGGATGTTTTTGTTCATCTGGATTGAGTTCATTTACCATGGCTCTATcttgaacatttaaaaaaaaaatggtatCCAACAATATCTTCCCACCCACATAGTGAAAAAGCCAACCAAGGCTGTTTTggtcatggttttgatgtgaacTTGTGAACTGTACTATCGGAGAAGTAAACTAAACCTCACCTCTCCAGCAGGCGGCACTAGTTGGATCACGCTGTGTGCTTTTGGCAGAACACCCCCTATTGGAGTGAGGAGGTGGTGCCTGCTACCAGCTATCTtgtatcaacaacagagaggaagaagaagagcgaGGCCCGACAGGTGGCGTCTTTTTGTTGTTTCGCCCACAAAGCAAGGACTTTTTTGAATGGAGTTCAATGAGTGTCAAATTTCAGTCTACAACAAAAATGTATGGCTTATTTGCTATGTGAGatttatttgatcgaatagaagtttcgtaatgTTTAAGTTGTTACgggtgtactgatataagtaggacacgtgacatcccGGTAACTTTGAGAAAAGAACACTATATTTTGAgatggctatgcatattcatgacATGATGCTAGTAGCATAGCATCTCTTTCCATTGAATACAGGTGGTTGACGTCAACAACACTTATCGAATATTCAAAACATAATTTGAATAATGAaatgtatccaccaatccaaagaaaaGATAGGCGGGAGCTATTCAGCCACCCGGGACGCTTTatggacaacgactcccattgttagggttgAGAGACATGTACCTTGTCAGTATAGTCATAATCTTTGGTCACTGCTACTCTCTCAAGGGTTTAGGTTCCTGGGGGTCTGGTTTGACATGAATGACATGGGTGGAGCATATTAACAGAGAAGTTGTCAAAGGAAAGAAAATATTGAATGTGATGGGTTGCTTGTCAGGAATGGAGTGGGGGACAGATAGAATGGCGTTGAAAATGATATACATAGCGGTATTAAGGTCATCAATGGATTATGGAAGTATAGCATATGTATCAGCAGCTCAGACATCTTTAAAAAAGCTAGATGTTTTCAGGCCCAAGCCCTAAGAATATGTTGTGGAGCACTAAGGACCTCCGGTGGCAGCAATGCAGGTAGAGATGCCGTTAAATATAAAAAGAGAACAGCTAGCCATGACATTGGGTAAATCTACATGGAAATAAGGTTACACATCCTACAAAAAAAAGGTGCTCCTTGAGTGCTGGGAACATGAACAAAATCTGAATACAAGCTTTGGGTGGATAGTGgatggtgagagagatggggtggt
This sequence is a window from Oncorhynchus gorbuscha isolate QuinsamMale2020 ecotype Even-year linkage group LG01, OgorEven_v1.0, whole genome shotgun sequence. Protein-coding genes within it:
- the ccdc135 gene encoding dynein regulatory complex subunit 7; amino-acid sequence: MEVLPKVESDKEVAIDEAEEYRQDEVNEDLLKLEETLCNIQITPTPCSLPERAQEVDLSQYPTSYKENSPQEKLLLAIADNFCCQYAHLYPDRKPLLLSPLNECGVQKFVSTTLRPTLLSYPELYSWEGCASFVSEFLSLEPLDPPIDPPRHLYSPTWLMQTQRGSCFDFSTLLCSLLLGAGYNAYCVSGYAVKEMCLLNQSLQECPLLVTHVKGKATEQKRQVKKYSVKPPRDLRSGFEQRQEERRQADAQAILLKKQQEAERLQEERERLPPDPLLGLRVHCWVLILSGNREVPENFFINPLTGKSLSTTNKCFLGIESIWNHQNYWVNMQDCRFGCAEMNFDLGDAVKWEYLLYGTTGQSLLLIPDMKKQQEAEDDEEEEVDEPKVFEMPPSWVNQINISQQDMETRCPGGMKVIQYRKAKLEKFAPYLLPDGLVTRLTSYSDLDCTQPSTVKEWYQHRHDHLEERELKKTSNVTIEHFRPGRSYALKSHRYITMTPETERQMDFYSHARADGLARRVEMPFEMTETFEDRPDFMYHRHVVFGKRIKVFGPSNTEAPDQGQRPLQKVVERFNRDRSKPAGEDVAERIFLVSEDRIQVTYHREDDRIIPAWRNFIKPRDSGDSQNPHSFTPQMASTFQVDPFEKPSKNLFLYEMLVHMMKEEERVALRVKESEKEVRAILGVREQEESSIELHISIYNTARNERARCHREALERTAKEERLRQEEKELDFLAPLLAQLGDPENLTRQAALQLRNDCLADLKQRLIDKANLIQARFERETQELQQKQQWYQKNQLTMTKEDEDEYLAYCSDAMFRIHILKLRLSRHKDKAPQKYLALDERLRRDPRLANHLW